GGCAGAAAATCCTGAATTTATCATGTATGTGACTGTTCAGCAGCCTGAGGAAAAATTCCAGCCAATATTCTGGCAGGAAGTGGTCAATCCGGTCTTGGAAGAAGCAGTCGCTCTCAAAGACAGCCTTAATCTGACAACGGAGGCAACTCCAGCTCTTGAAACAGTCACTGAAGAAACCAGTTATAAAATGCCGTCCGTAGAAAAACTGACCAAGCAACTAGGTCTGAAACATCAAATCAGTCCTGGCGGTCTGGCAGATGAATTGCGTCGCAACCTAGTCCAGCCAATTGTGCTGGGAACAGGTGGCAAGATTAAAAAAGTATCTGTCAAAGAGGGCAAAAATCTTAAGGCCAACCAACAGGTTTTAATCTTGTCAGATGATTTAGACAGTCTGCCTGATATGTACGGCTGGACCAAGGCCAATGTCGAACGTTTTGCCAAGTGGCAGGACATCGAAGTCACTTTCAAAGGAGAGGGCTCCAAGGTCGTCAAGCAGAGCGAAAAGACCAATACTTCGCTGAAAAATCTCAAGAAAATAACAATTACAATGGGAGACTAATATGCTTATTGCTCTTATTGCAGGAATCGTAACTTTTATCCTAACTATCATCGGCATTCCTGCCTTTATTCGTTTTTACCATAAGGCTCGTATCACAGGCCAACAAATGCACGAAGATGTTAAGCAGCATCAGGCCAAGGCTGGAACGCCAACCATGGGTGGTACAGTCTTTCTCTTGACATCCGTTCTGGCCAGCTTTGTTATAGGTTTGATTTCGCATCAGCTGTCCAACGGCTTGATCATGATTCTTTTTATCTTGGTCCTGTATGGTGTTGTCGGCTTTTTGGACGACTTTCTCAAGGTGTTTCGTAAGATCAACGAGGGTCTAAATCCCAAGCAGAAATTGTTTCTGCAGCTGGTCGGTGGAGTTGTCTTTTACTTCTTTTACAATCAGCACGGAGCTGGCGACCAGCTGAATGTCTTCACCGTTCCTGTCCATCTGGGCTTCCTTTATATCTTTTTCGTACTTTTTTGGCTGATTGGCTTCTCCAATGCTGTCAATCTGACGGATGGAATTGATGGTTTGGCCAGCATTTCTGTAGTCATTAGCTTGGTGGCTTATGCTGTGATTGCTGTTGAGCAGAAGCGTTTTGATATTCTGATTGTCATCATTAGCA
This window of the Streptococcus sanguinis genome carries:
- the mraY gene encoding phospho-N-acetylmuramoyl-pentapeptide-transferase — encoded protein: MLIALIAGIVTFILTIIGIPAFIRFYHKARITGQQMHEDVKQHQAKAGTPTMGGTVFLLTSVLASFVIGLISHQLSNGLIMILFILVLYGVVGFLDDFLKVFRKINEGLNPKQKLFLQLVGGVVFYFFYNQHGAGDQLNVFTVPVHLGFLYIFFVLFWLIGFSNAVNLTDGIDGLASISVVISLVAYAVIAVEQKRFDILIVIISMIGGLLGFFVFNHKPAKIFMGDVGSLALGGMLAAISISLHQEWTLLLIGIVYVFETTSVMMQVTYFKLTGGKRIFRMTPVHHHFELGGLTGHGKEWSEWKVDFFFWGIGIVGSLLTLAILYL